In Paenibacillus sp. G2S3, a single window of DNA contains:
- a CDS encoding CoA-binding protein codes for MSFENPSREQIGDILASAGNIAVVGLSDKTDRTSYMVAGAMQSRGYRIIPVNPLVDGEILGEKCYHTLAEIPEPVDIVNVFRRSEYCAQVAQEAADIGARVLWLQQGIISQEAAEIAAEHGMTAIMDRCIKVEEAITMHGRSRA; via the coding sequence ATCCAAGTCGGGAGCAGATCGGAGATATCCTTGCTTCTGCAGGTAACATTGCTGTTGTTGGCTTGTCTGACAAAACAGACCGAACCTCCTATATGGTTGCGGGTGCTATGCAAAGTCGGGGATATCGGATCATTCCTGTAAACCCTTTGGTTGACGGCGAGATATTGGGAGAAAAGTGCTATCATACGTTAGCGGAAATCCCAGAGCCAGTGGACATTGTCAATGTGTTCCGTCGAAGCGAATACTGTGCTCAAGTCGCACAGGAGGCTGCTGACATCGGCGCACGTGTGCTCTGGCTACAGCAGGGGATAATCAGCCAGGAAGCCGCTGAAATCGCCGCTGAACACGGTATGACGGCGATTATGGACCGTTGCATCAAGGTCGAGGAAGCGATCACGATGCATGGGCGTAGTCGGGCGTAG